The following proteins come from a genomic window of Sorex araneus isolate mSorAra2 chromosome 1, mSorAra2.pri, whole genome shotgun sequence:
- the LOC129399705 gene encoding interferon omega-1-like yields the protein MALLLPLLMALVPLSWGPAGSLGCVLPHNHVLVSRRNLELLGQMRRVSPLSCLRDRRDFGFPWEAVADGQLQKAPALSALHEMLQQLLQLLLREGSAAAWSPALLEPLRTGLHRQLEDLDSCLVQLSADEGSAPGLWGSTVAMKRYFRGIARYLREKKYSECAWEVVRVEIMRSLTLSAALQGRWSIKDEDVESS from the coding sequence AtggccctcctgctgcctctgctcATGGCCCTGGTGCCACTCAGCTGGGGCCCTGCTGGCTCTCTGGGCTGTGTCCTGCCTCACAACCACGTCCTGGTCAGCAGGAGGAACCTGGAGCTGCTGGGCCAGATGAGGAGAGTGTCCCCGTTGTCCTGTCTGCGGGACAGAAGAGACTTCGGCTTCCCCTGGGAGGCGGTGGCCGACGGCCAGTTGCAGAAGGCCCCGGCCCTGTCTGCGCTGCACGAGATGCTCCAGCAGCTCCTGCAGCTCTTGCTGAGAGAGGGCTCGGCGGCCGCCTGGAGCCCGGCCCTCCTGGAGCCGCTGCGCACGGGGCTGCACCGGCAGCTGGAAGACCTGGACTCGTGTTTGGTGCAGCTGAGTGCAGACGAGGGCTCTGCCCCTGGCCTCTGGGGCTCCACCGTGGCCATGAAGAGGTACTTCCGGGGCATCGCTCGCTacctgagagagaagaaatacagCGAGTGTGCGTGGGAGGTGGTCAGAGTGGAAATCATGAGATCCCTGACGCTCTCGGCAGCCTTGCAAGGAAGGTGGAGCATTAAGGATGAAGACGTGGAGTCTTCGTGA
- the LOC129401973 gene encoding interferon omega-1-like has protein sequence MALLLPLLMALVPLSWGPAGSLGCVLPHNHVLVSRRNLELLGQMRRVSPLSCLRDRRDFGFPWEAVADGQLQKAPALSALHEMLQQLLQLLLREGSAAAWSPALLEPLRTGLHRQLEDLDSCLVQLRADEGSIQRHTKESQNPLALKNYFRRIKLYLNQKKYSACAWEIVRREIQTSFFLMKQSSKRM, from the exons AtggccctcctgctgcctctgctcATGGCCCTGGTGCCACTCAGCTGGGGCCCTGCTGGCTCTCTGGGCTGTGTCCTGCCTCACAACCACGTCCTGGTCAGCAGGAGGAACCTGGAGCTGCTGGGCCAGATGAGGAGAGTGTCCCCGTTGTCCTGTCTGCGGGACAGAAGAGACTTCGGCTTCCCCTGGGAGGCGGTGGCCGACGGCCAGTTGCAGAAGGCCCCGGCCCTGTCTGCGCTGCACGAGATGCTCCAGCAGCTCTTGCAGCTCTTGCTGAGAGAGGGCTCGGCGGCCGCCTGGAGCCCGGCCCTCCTGGAGCCGCTGCGCACGGGGCTGCACCGGCAGCTGGAAGACCTGGACTCGTGTTTGGTGCAGCTGAGGGCAGATGAGGGCTCAATTCAGAGACACACtaaagaatctcagaaccca CTTGCTCTCAAGAAT TACTTCCGAAGAATCAAGCTCTATCTGAATCAAAAGAAATATAGTGCGTGTGCCTGGGAGATTGTTAGGCGGGAAATTCAAACCTCCTTTTTCCTCATGAAACAATCATCAAAGAGAATGTAG
- the LOC101550376 gene encoding interferon omega-1-like, with the protein MALLLPLLMALVPLSWGPAGSLGCVLPHNHVLVSRRNLELLGQMRRVSPLSCLRDRRDFGFPWEAVADGQLQKAPALSALHEMLQQLLQLLLREGSAAAWSPALLEPLRTGLHRQLEDLDSCLVQLSADEGSAPGLWGSTVAMKRYFRGIAVYLREKKYSECAWEVVRVEIMRSLTLSAALQGRWSIKDEDLESS; encoded by the coding sequence AtggccctcctgctgcctctgctcATGGCCCTGGTGCCACTCAGCTGGGGCCCTGCTGGCTCTCTGGGCTGTGTCCTGCCTCACAACCACGTCCTGGTCAGCAGGAGGAACCTGGAGCTGCTGGGCCAGATGAGGCGAGTGTCCCCGTTGTCCTGTCTGCGGGACAGAAGAGACTTCGGCTTCCCCTGGGAGGCGGTGGCCGACGGCCAGTTGCAGAAGGCCCCGGCCCTGTCTGCGCTGCACGAGATGCTCCAGCAGCTCTTGCAGCTCTTGCTGAGAGAGGGCTCGGCGGCCGCCTGGAGCCCGGCCCTCCTGGAGCCGCTGCGCACGGGGCTGCACCGGCAGCTGGAAGACCTGGACTCGTGTTTGGTGCAGCTGAGTGCAGACGAGGGCTCTGCCCCTGGCCTCTGGGGCTCCACCGTGGCCATGAAGAGGTACTTCCGGGGCATCGCTGTCTacctgagagagaagaaatacagCGAGTGTGCGTGGGAGGTGGTCAGAGTGGAAATCATGAGATCCCTGACGCTCTCGGCAGCCTTGCAAGGAAGGTGGAGCATTAAGGATGAAGACCTGGAGTCTTCGTGA